In the genome of Saccharomonospora viridis DSM 43017, one region contains:
- the cas7e gene encoding type I-E CRISPR-associated protein Cas7/Cse4/CasC yields the protein MFVDIHALHTLPYSNVNRDNLGAPKSCWYGGTERIRVSSQAWKRAIRKAVEQDLEQPTERTRRIASLVAGILTERGWGAEDARRAGRAVIYAYGLEPAADDDDTDTLLWTPPAAEALAGVVEKHRDTVVTLPLPKGEGKKAKNPPAKDITDAVKPMAGEVKSILNRTTPTIALLGRMLADRPDHTIYGLAEIAHAFTVHEAAPEFDYFTAVDDRAANTGAGHVNTAQFTTGTFYRYSSINITRLVDVVGEQDARAVLLAWARRFITVTPAGKQTATAARTAADLAHIVVRNAPQSYAPAFETPIVSTGGYLDPAARALGDYATRLAAYLGDTPVEHGYATTLPTNVDGLGGRFDTLDTLINATVGAVA from the coding sequence CAACGTCAACCGCGACAACCTCGGCGCGCCCAAATCGTGCTGGTACGGAGGAACCGAACGCATCCGCGTGTCCTCACAGGCGTGGAAACGCGCGATCCGTAAGGCCGTCGAACAGGACCTTGAACAGCCGACCGAACGGACCCGCCGCATCGCCTCCCTCGTCGCGGGAATCCTCACTGAACGTGGGTGGGGCGCTGAGGACGCTCGGCGCGCCGGGCGCGCCGTGATCTACGCCTACGGTCTCGAACCTGCCGCCGATGACGACGACACCGACACCCTGCTGTGGACCCCGCCCGCTGCCGAGGCGTTGGCTGGTGTGGTGGAAAAGCACCGCGACACAGTGGTCACGCTTCCGTTGCCGAAGGGAGAGGGCAAAAAAGCCAAGAACCCGCCCGCGAAGGACATCACCGACGCGGTGAAACCCATGGCCGGCGAGGTGAAGTCCATTCTCAACAGGACCACCCCGACGATCGCGCTGCTCGGCCGCATGCTGGCTGACCGCCCCGACCACACCATCTACGGCCTCGCCGAGATCGCGCACGCGTTCACCGTCCACGAGGCTGCACCCGAATTCGACTACTTCACCGCCGTGGACGACCGTGCCGCGAACACCGGAGCCGGGCACGTCAACACCGCCCAGTTCACCACTGGCACCTTCTACCGCTACTCCAGCATCAACATCACCAGGCTGGTCGACGTCGTCGGAGAGCAGGACGCGCGAGCAGTGCTGTTGGCGTGGGCACGCCGATTCATCACCGTCACCCCGGCTGGAAAACAAACCGCTACTGCCGCCCGCACGGCTGCGGACTTGGCGCACATCGTGGTCCGCAACGCCCCACAGTCCTACGCCCCCGCGTTCGAAACGCCGATCGTGTCCACCGGCGGCTATCTCGACCCGGCTGCTCGTGCTCTCGGGGACTACGCCACCCGCCTCGCCGCCTATCTCGGCGACACCCCCGTCGAGCACGGGTATGCCACCACCCTCCCCACCAATGTCGACGGGCTCGGAGGCCGGTTCGACACCCTCGACACGTTGATCAACGCGACGGTGGGGGCTGTG